In a single window of the Olivibacter sp. SDN3 genome:
- a CDS encoding SUMF1/EgtB/PvdO family nonheme iron enzyme: protein MDKNFTFLISVSCFFFLAFFGCSKKNGMGSRSSKTGMKYNDPHNGGFQVNRKVNPGPGPGLVIIEGGTFVMGGSLTEDLGYENDNRKRRVTVASFYMDETEVSNVDWLEYLYWLNQNFPEDRELYYNALPDTLVWRNPLSYNEPYVDNYLRHPAYQDYPVVGVTWEQANDYCVWRTDRVNEEILRAKGVLIDYKRKATESGTGEALPFNTDIYLNGQYRGEGVDGKNMPKDLRPGAAKDARRPVRLEDGFLKQPYRLPTEAEWEYAALGLIGNTVYGNIEGYRVYPWDGLGVRSARKRTQGLIMANFKLGAGDNMGTAGYLNDAGDITKPVISYQPNDFGLYNMAGNVNEWVGDVYRKLTYEDFEDFNPFRGNVYVNKKLEDPEGGIYARDKYGRPIKEHAPAPRKQTWEELQGQQNAQIGDGMKPYDPDLRGYNDPVNDSLYGTATLVNNKSRVYKGGSWNDRAYWLNPATRRFMQQDESSATVGFRCAMTLVGNPEINTMGMPRFKSAKVKKGGRRATAKSTP, encoded by the coding sequence ATGGATAAGAATTTTACTTTTTTAATAAGTGTCAGCTGTTTTTTTTTCCTCGCATTTTTCGGATGCAGTAAAAAAAATGGAATGGGTAGCCGATCGTCGAAAACCGGAATGAAGTATAACGATCCCCATAATGGAGGTTTTCAGGTGAATAGAAAAGTGAATCCTGGTCCGGGGCCAGGACTGGTGATCATTGAGGGAGGAACATTTGTTATGGGTGGGAGTCTGACTGAAGACCTAGGCTATGAAAATGATAACAGAAAGCGGCGGGTTACGGTAGCTTCGTTTTATATGGATGAAACGGAAGTGTCCAATGTAGATTGGTTGGAATACCTCTATTGGCTCAACCAGAACTTTCCCGAAGATCGGGAACTCTATTACAATGCATTACCGGATACATTGGTATGGAGAAATCCGCTTTCCTATAATGAGCCATATGTCGACAACTATTTAAGACATCCTGCTTATCAAGACTATCCGGTGGTGGGAGTTACTTGGGAACAGGCAAATGATTATTGTGTATGGCGCACCGATCGGGTAAATGAGGAGATTCTTCGAGCTAAGGGGGTACTCATCGATTATAAGCGTAAGGCAACAGAGAGCGGAACAGGAGAAGCACTACCTTTCAATACAGATATTTACCTTAACGGACAATATAGGGGCGAAGGTGTTGATGGCAAGAATATGCCAAAGGATTTAAGACCTGGCGCCGCCAAAGATGCACGTAGGCCTGTGCGCCTCGAAGATGGCTTTCTTAAGCAGCCTTATCGCTTGCCTACGGAAGCCGAATGGGAATATGCTGCACTTGGTTTGATCGGCAATACGGTTTACGGAAATATCGAAGGGTATCGCGTTTATCCGTGGGATGGCTTAGGCGTTCGTTCGGCCAGAAAGAGAACTCAGGGACTTATTATGGCTAATTTTAAACTGGGAGCGGGAGATAATATGGGAACAGCGGGTTATTTGAATGACGCAGGTGATATTACGAAGCCGGTGATTTCTTATCAGCCAAATGACTTTGGCCTGTACAACATGGCTGGAAATGTCAATGAATGGGTTGGAGATGTTTATAGAAAATTAACGTACGAGGATTTTGAAGATTTTAATCCTTTTAGAGGAAATGTATATGTCAACAAGAAGCTGGAGGATCCTGAGGGGGGCATTTATGCCAGAGATAAATACGGAAGGCCTATCAAAGAGCATGCGCCAGCGCCTCGGAAGCAAACCTGGGAAGAGCTGCAAGGGCAACAGAATGCCCAGATAGGAGACGGAATGAAACCTTACGATCCGGATTTGAGAGGATATAACGATCCGGTGAATGATTCTTTATACGGTACCGCTACACTCGTAAACAATAAATCGAGGGTTTATAAAGGGGGCTCCTGGAATGATCGCGCTTACTGGCTTAACCCAGCAACTCGTCGATTTATGCAGCAGGATGAGTCATCTGCAACGGTCGGCTTTAGATGTGCCATGACATTGGTGGGGAATCCCGAGATAAACACGATGGGAATGCCCCGTTTTAAATCTGCCAAAGTGAAAAAGGGGGGTAGAAGAGCTACCGCAAAATCAACACCTTAA
- a CDS encoding FeoB-associated Cys-rich membrane protein produces MDTQSILVFALFAAAAVYLGRMLYANVKPKKGNACGSNCKCGMDFSQVSEKK; encoded by the coding sequence ATGGATACGCAATCAATACTTGTTTTCGCACTGTTTGCTGCTGCGGCTGTTTATTTGGGCAGAATGCTATATGCAAATGTAAAACCCAAAAAAGGAAACGCTTGCGGTTCTAATTGTAAATGTGGAATGGATTTTTCGCAGGTTTCGGAGAAAAAATAA
- the ispF gene encoding 2-C-methyl-D-erythritol 2,4-cyclodiphosphate synthase, which translates to MKIKVGFGFDVHQLRDQHPFVLGGVTLDHHAGAYGHSDADVLAHAICDAILGAANLEDIGYHFPNTDERWKGISSMVLLKECMVLLHAKGWALGNIDAMLCLEAPKIKSYIPAMKQHISEATGLDEDDISIKATTNETMGFIGRQEGVVAYAVCLISKG; encoded by the coding sequence ATGAAAATAAAAGTTGGCTTCGGATTTGACGTACATCAGTTACGTGATCAGCATCCCTTTGTTTTAGGTGGTGTTACGCTGGACCATCACGCTGGTGCTTATGGTCACTCGGATGCTGATGTCTTGGCGCATGCCATTTGTGACGCGATATTGGGAGCTGCCAATTTAGAAGATATTGGTTACCATTTCCCTAATACTGATGAGCGGTGGAAGGGGATCAGCAGCATGGTATTATTGAAAGAGTGTATGGTGCTCTTACACGCAAAGGGTTGGGCTTTGGGAAATATAGATGCTATGCTCTGTTTGGAAGCCCCTAAGATAAAATCTTACATACCGGCAATGAAACAACATATTAGCGAAGCTACCGGGCTTGACGAAGACGACATTTCCATAAAAGCGACGACCAATGAGACGATGGGATTTATCGGTAGACAGGAGGGCGTTGTTGCTTATGCCGTATGTCTAATCAGCAAAGGGTAA